The genomic DNA acaccctggagccaacctcccacagtccctccccggctggctgcacctggggtggtgctgggactcaaagggcatctgcagagtgagtggggtccctctggcacgtggggtccctcagcctggcctgcggggatcaggccgaaactggcagtctgacatttcctgaggggttccagagtgtgagagggcactctgcaaagttgctgttgcttggcagctcttgcatcgagcgtctgccccctggtggtcagtgtgtgtcatacctacTGGCTGATTGGCTGGTCGgccagtcgcttagccttttatatatatagattgtttatggatttttagacaggaaaggagaaacatcaatagaaGAGTGCaacactgattggctacctcctatatgccccctactggggatcaagcctgcaactcagccatgtgccctgaccgggaatcgaactggtaacctcctagtgcatgggatgacatccaaccaaatgagccacactggccccggCTGTCTCCTTATTTTTCACATGGCTGGTAGGACTACGTGGTCATGGTGGGTCTTCTATCGCATAGTCTGCAAAGAGTTTATAGACAAAACAGAATGAAGAAAGCTCTCCTTCGTGCACTAAACAGGAAGGGTCTGGATCAATGACGCCGACGGGGTCTGCATCTTGGACTTTCTCCATTCTCTGCTGTACACCAGCAGGAGCCCCCACATGCTAAGGAACACAGCTCACCCCACCCCAACAGTCTTCTGTCCGTGAGCCATGAACAAACCATACACAGAGAGAAGCTTCGttttttcttcaatttaattGAAGTTACTTAGAAAAATAATCAGGCTTGAATGGCTTTTCCTGGAGGAAGGTTCAGGAACATTCCACGCTTTTGTTGGCAATGTGGGATTCAGCTTTCTTGAACAGTACAGTAAGATACAGGGAGAGGTTTCTACAACAAGCCCTCTACTGCatacaaatatgtaaaaaaaaaaatcacactccACAGAGATGTTAAAGTATATGTCCATATGCCATACTGAGCATGCTCCTAAGACAACAGTACGGGCAGCCCCTTCCGTACCTGACAGAGTAGCAGACTGCAAAGCGCCTGTTAACGGCCAACAGGCGGGCTGGCTGTAGAAGGTCCTATTGCCTGTTCATAGGGTCTAGTTGGTTGTGATGGGAAAAGGCTGGGGGAAATGCTGGTTGTGGGAACGTCGGGGAGTGATGAGGTCAGTCCTGCTGACATACGAGTGGGCAAGGGAAGGATCCTGCTCCCCAGGTCTGCACGGattgtgtgcgcgtgcgtgtgcgcGTGGGGAAGGACCGGGCTGAGAGATGTCCTCTGAGCATCACCCACCGGGACAGAGTCCCTCGGCTTCTTGCCAGGTTAGAAGAGGGACTTTTGCAATCACCACCTCAGCACTAGTCCAGACCCCACCAGCTAAGTGTGCTAGGGACTGGCTTTAGTGATGGGAACTTTCtacggcagtgatggcgaaccttttgagctcggcgtgccagccttttgaaaaaccttaactctggtgccgtgtcacatatagaaattttttgatctttgcaaccatagtaaaacaaagacatatttttgatatttattttatatatttaaaggccatttaacaaagaaaaatcaacccaaaaaatgagttcgcgtgtcacctctgacacgcgtgtcagaggttcgccatcactgttctgtGGGCAGGATTCAGACGCTGGGCTTCCCGGGCTCTGCCACCAGGAGGACTGGTCTGACTGGAGTTTCCACTGCCCACTGCTCTCCTGTGGCACCCGGGTCCTGAGCAAGCAGGACGGTGAAGCTCACCTGGTGGACAGGTAGGAAGGAAGGTCCCCTCTGAGACACCAGGGTCAGCAGACTGCCCTTCTCCCCAGACCagctggggaggcggggagcggAGTGGGGGCAGAGAAGGTGCAAGGATTCCAACGCTATGGCTAGTAGGTCAGCAGGAATGTCCTTGTCAGTACTACCCTGGCTGTACCTGGTTTTGCGCACACGGCAGCACCCCTGAAGAGTGGCTCAGAGGTGGGACCCCTGCCTGTACTTTTCTCCAGCTGAGCACGCCACAGCAAGCATTTCAAACAGTTTTCTTTAACAAAACCCCACAAAGTTTTGTTTTCCAGGCACATTTTTTAACCATGAATTCTTTTTAACCAAGGACACACTAATTTCTACATTCGGCAAAAACAGTGGGATCAATTAAAAACTTTTTAGACCATTAGAAAATGAAACCTGAAAACAAAATACAAGGAGGAAGAATCTCTCGCTGCAGAACCATGGTGATGTATCATCCCCTGAAGGACAATCTTTCTCACTGTAGAGAGAGAAAACGGATGAAAGAAGGCGACCTGCACACAGCACCGAGCTCGCTCGCACAGCTGATCAAAGACAGGCACGGAAATGCAAAAGTCAGGAAACCCAAGCGACTTTCCATTTAAAAACCAAAGAACTCACAGTGAACAACTCCAACCTATGGAACCGAAGAAGCGCTCATCAAGAGTTGAGCTCACTCTGCTTGCACTGAGCAGCCTAAGGCTTGAGGCATAGGGGGACCACTTGGGCCTTATGCCCCCGCTCCCCCTGCTtctgtccataccacccaaaacTTTCCTGCACTGCCTTGGGAGGGAGGAAGTATTGCCTGTGGTAGAATCCAGGATTAGAACCATTGCACGTAAGTTAAAGTTGAATTCATTGGATAAGGTACCTACCTCTGTTGGTCACTGTGGTGctgtttgattttgattttttttggtttttggagGGGGTAAGAGAGGCAGTTTTTATCCTTGAAGAACTCAGATGGGCTAAATCAACCTAACCAAAGCATACTCTGCGGAACGCTAGCTCTGTGAGATGATCTGCAAAATAGAGAATTCTGGTCACGTAAGTTCAGGAAATGCTGCTGACGCAACGATCCTCTTGGGATTGGCAATGCACAGCACACATTAGGGCTCTGAAAAGTCCTGCAGGGAGGGAACCGACTTCACTTCGTTTGCCAAGGATACGTGACCGCAAAACTCTCATTTTGCGTCACATGAACTTGACATCCCCTAGGACCTGTGTTCTGTAGAGCACACATTTTAAAACGACGGACAGCCTGTTTTGTCAGCAGAAGCCCTGTTTCTGAGGATAGTTTCCTTTGCCTGGAAATAGAGTTCAGAGTCCCAATTCCAGGGACAGCCGGAGACTGTAAGGGTAAAACAGGTTGCATAAATCTCTATCCATCCAGGGTAGAGTCGCTGCGCCCTTCACAAGGGGAGAGAGCGTGGAAGGGGGTACACAGCATTTATAAATAGCTCCGGCCACCTCCTCCCGGGCACACCTCACtcacattcaataaaataattttctcggTGAGatgtggcagctgctgctcactgAGCTGGCTCTGAGATTTATCATACAATTTTCATAGTTTCTGtgaataaattattcattttttgttgttttagaatAGTCTTCTCACCCCTTGGCTATAGGCTGCATcaaaaaaacgaaacaaaaagcaaaacttaCCCAtgccccagcccaccccatccCCTATTGTtagaactattattattattattattatgtacaATATCTGCTACCAACTCATTCACTAGCTGCAAGAGAGAGGTGGCTCAAATGTCAACCGAGAAGTGGGAAATGGCTGCAGGTGAGGAGCGGGAGCAGGTGTTCATTAGCAAGGAACCGGAAGTGGACGTTTCCAGCCTTCCAGAGGAAAGGGGCATGGATTACCATCACGGAAGGCTGTCCTTGCTGCTCAGGCGTGGCGATCACACAGGTACTGATGGCCTCTTAGCCTTGGGAGGACTTGAGAGAGGGTGTGCATGTGCCCGTGTGTACCCGGAGTCCACCCCTGACCTCCATGAGGGGTAGAAACGCCAGACCATTGCAAATCCCGGAGGGTAGGAGTCCTGCCTCGGTGTTATGTGGCAAGAGTAGGAAGCAACATGGAGACGTGAGTGCTGGGCTGGAgatggcaggaggcagcaccgGAAGCAGCTGAAGCTCCCCTTCCCTCACCCGAAGCAGACACCACTAATCGATCACCGCACTCTTCCAAGCTGTGCCTGGCAAGTCTGTTCTGGGGTTAAAGGTGGACACTACCAATACCTTAGAGCAGGCACAGGATAGGAAATATTTTTGCCATCTATTGTGTGGGGCCTTGAGCTTGGATGATGCACCTGGTTCGGGGGCCTGCTCCAGGCATGTGGTTTTCAAATTTGGGtcatagaaaaatgcaaatttataGGGGTCATGGACATGCTCATGAACAGCCCAAGATAGCGGAGGTCTGCTAATTGTCAAGCTGGATACTCGGTGTCCATGTAAAGCTTCTTGAGGGCTGAGTCTACTGGTTTTGTTCAATGCTCTATCTGCAGGGCCTAGAATGAGGCCCAgcacatagtagttgctcaataaatacttgttgactaTAAAGCAACAGCCATTTCATCTTCATCACAACTGGCACTGCCAgttaaaaatttctttagaaaagcTTATTCTATCAGACTATTAATTCCagtgggggaaaataaaaagctaCCATCAGCTCTCTccttgggttaaaaaaaaaatcacatttctttAGGACAAGGGACTTTGCGGTGATTGAAAATCGGTGTGGAATTAGTCCCTTACAAAGGTGCCTCTTTCCGTTTATTTCTGGCAGAATGTCAAGCACGGTGGCATCAACACACATCACAATGGCTCTTATCACACAGTGAGTCTATGAGCTGCGACTGAGAACATTCACGCCCCCAAGTGAGCTAGAGCAAGCGCAGAATGAAGCACAGATTTCTTATGCTGCCACACCAAGAAATCTCTACAGACACTATGTTTAAATaactataaataatattaattagaATTTATGGAATGCACAATTCATGGAATTCACCGGAACACAAGGAAACCTTTGAGACAGTGTTGCAGTACTCATGTCTAAAACCAGGGACACCCACCCCTATTCCCCTGCAAAGACAGCTGTCCTTCCCTACCAAGGATTTTAAATAATTCTCACTATGCTGCTCGCAGCATCATCCccaaagaaatattaatttacaaaataaccCAATATTCATATAATTCTTTTgacaaataaaaatcttaaattaaaaagcatGATTCTCTCCCtcgtccccaccccctccccctcccccagccccccctcccccttcccctttattCCAATTTCAGGTAGCTTGGCACTGAGTAATTGAACATTAAAAAATCGAGTTTGTAGACTTCGTACAGCTGCGTTTGGTGCTCCGAGCTGATGTTCTGGAAGAACTCCGTGGTCATTTCGTCAGTAGTTCTTGTGGACTTGGCGTAGGTGGGGAACTTCAGGTAgctgcccacccccgccagctGCAGGACGTAATTGGAATCCTCCTCCAGCGTCTCGTACTTGCCCACGAGGTCGTAGTGGATGTGGCACGGGTGGCAGAGGGAGTAGACGGTCTGCCAGTGCTCGTTGAAGGGCTCCTCGCGCTGGGTGTGCGGGTCGATGAGATAGGCCACGAACTCCTCGAACTTGACGTCGTCGCCCTTGCGCAGGGCCTCCTGCGTGGCGTTCTTGCGCTGCCGCTTGATGATCTTGGTGCCGTAGCGCTTGTGGAAGGACGTGTTGTACTTCTGCGTGAACTTGTTGCGGTAGGCGGACACCAGCCGCTCGAAGGGCTCGCGGACGAACAGGAACTTCATGTAGCTTTTCAAGCGGTGGTTGATCTCGGGGATGCTGTACTGGTTGAGGGTCTTCAGGTTGGCCGAGACGTGCGCCTCGTTGGCCGGGATCTCCATGGGGTCGCTGTACTTGCCCCGCCCCGTCAGGACCATCATGAGGCGCTTCCAGTTGGTGCAGGCCACCTTGGGCACGTAGCAGTAGATGAGCTCGTGGTCCTCGTCCACCACCAGGTGCTTCAGGTCGTTGGGCGTCAGCACCCGCCGCTTGCGGCTCACGGCGCTGTTGGCCCGGCAGGTGTCGGTGACCTGGTCCCGGCGCATCTGGTGCAGGACCGCGGTGTTGGACAGCTCGAGCTGCAGAGGGGACACAAGAGGGAGGAGAATTCAGTACTCGGGCGGGATGTCTGCACTTGGCCACAGGCATCGCCGTGACGGCCGGAGCAGGCCACTGAGACAGCCAGCGGACCACTACGTGGCCTAAGTCTCCATCCCTTATTCTTGCGCTTGGTTCCACCATCCTTCCTTTGTGGAATAATATCATGATCAACTCTATAACATATGCATCACCCTCTACGTGCCTGGCATTTTGCTACAGCTACATAaatacagtttttcttttttaaatatatttttactaggggcccggtgcacgaaattcgtgcactgggtgtgtgtgtgggggggggagagtgtccctcagcccagcctgccccctctcacatactgggagccctcaggcgttgacccccatcaccctccaattgcaggatcggctccttgcccaggcctgacgcctctgacagaggtgtcaggcctgggcaggggaccctcatttcccccatcactggttctgcccccagcccaggcctgatgcctctggtccaggcatcaggcctgggcaggggacccccagacccctccgattgctggctctgccccttgcccaggcctgatgcctcagccagaggcgtagacccccatcaccctctgatcacctgatcggccccttgcccaggcctgatgcctccgccagaggtgtcaggcttggacaggggacccccatctccccccgatcactggctctggcccccgcccaggcctgaggcctctggcccaggaatcatgcctgggcaggggacccccatcttcctctgatcgcttgctccaccccccgcccaagcctgacgcctctgacccaggcttcaggcctgggcaaggggaccatcatatccccccaatccccggctcagccccccgcccaggcctgatgcctcggccagaggagttgaccctcatcaccctccgatcaccaatcaccggatcggccccttgaccaggcctgaggcctccggcagaggtgtcaggcctgggcaggggacccccagctccctgcggttgcaggctccgcccctgcccaggcctaacgcctctggctgaggcgtccggctcgggcagcggggacccgtagctgcagcggccccgtgatcgtgggctccactttaggcccaggcaagggacccctagctcccgggactgccagcttcgaccgtgtccagctcccatcgctggctccacccctacttcctgctatcactggccagggcggcaaaggcgcctgattctccgatcatagctcccccctgggtttcctatcactgtcagtggcagggggctcttcctgctttccctttcgcctccctgcattgtgcctacatatgcaaattaaccgccatcttgttggcagttaactgccaatcttagttggcagttaatttgcatatagccctgattagccaatgaaaagggtatcgtcgtatgccaattaccatttttctcttttattagtgtagattgatttcagaggggaggggggagagagagagagagagagagagagagagagagagagaaacatcaaaaatgagagaatcattgatcagctgcctcctgcacgccccctactggggatcgagcccgcaacccagacatgtgcccttgactggaatcaaacctggacccttcagtccgcaggctgacactctatccactgaaccaaaccggctagggctatacaGTTTTTCTATACAGGCATCATGCTGCCAGGCACTGCAGATGCAGTAATAAAACAGTACAATGAGGTAACTGCCCCTTTGAGTTTCCAGTCTCGCTGGGAAGAACCAGgaaagggaggctcagagaggttaagttactAGCTTGAGATCACACAGTGAGTAACACACAGAGTCAGTATTCAACTCAGGTCTGCCTGGCAAGCAAAGCCGCCCGCTTTCAACTCCACCCTGATGTCCAGCACCCCATCTTCTTGAAAGCAAGCAAGCACGGAGGCTGACATTTGATTGCTCTATTTTGATGCAAGGCGGGGGGGGCACTGTTCCTCCAAGCCCGTCACTGTGGACGTCTGTTGCTTGTTGCTTCCTCTGGCACCGGGGCCTCGATTTTCCTCGGGGAACCTGTTCTCCATTCTCAGTTCCCTTTTCTCTCAAGCTGCCGAGCTGTGTGgctggcccctggagtgtggggacagggaggggctgggctgggaatGAAGGGTGCAGAGCAGAAAGACACAGGGATGTATCGGGGTGACATCATCTGAATACCTAGGTCTGTACGTGGCTGAAACCAGGCCCCCAACTCCTGGGCTTTTGTTACATTAGTTAATACATTTGCTTTGCTGTGTGAGGCAGCTGGATGGAGTCTGGATGATATTATTTGCAACCAGAACATTTGGGTATTTGCACGTGTTGCCTTTGAGCTCGTCGTTTATGCCATATTCATCTATCCAGTCAGATGTGCGCAGATCTAACAGTGTACAAGGCCCTCACTCTATTCCGCTCCGCTGGGAGATACGACCTTTTCCTAAAGGGCTCACAGGCTAGGAGGCACCAGGCCAGAGCTGGCAGCCTGCAACGGGGCCACGGGGAAGATGTGTGTGCTCCTCTACATTCTAGGAGCAAAAGTTTCTCCCCAAAAGGCCATTCACTTCCAGGCGGAACCAGTTCTCATGAACcacctagaacagcggttctcaacctgtgggtcgcgacccctttgggggtcgaacgaccctttcacagggctcacctaagaccatcggaaaacacatgtataattacatattgtttttgtgattaatcactatgctttaattatgttcaatctgtaacagtGAAAtttgggtcaccacaacatgaggaactgtattaaagggtcgcggcattaggaaggttgagaaccactgacctagaataaGAGACAGGAGACCAGACCACCTTGGTGCGCCTGCATCTTGGCCTCCAACACCCTATTGTTGCAGGCCAGCCCTAGGTCATGGGAttcactatttatttttaacaggaAAACGATGACCTTTGCATGCCCTGACTTCTTAGCGGATCTATCCTTCACCTTAAGAAGAACGTTCATGCcattaaaaacaaagcaacagATTGTCCTGAAGGAAAATAGAAGGACCAGGAAGGAAAAGGGGCATCAATTTTGCCCATTTGAATCGCTATGGACAGTTTTGAAGGCAATAAATTATTAAAAGAGCAGAGAAACGGGGACTCagcacccctcccacctccaccgccCTTTTCCCAGCTCTTTTCAAATGGAGACAATTCTCGGTGCCTTCTGCGTCCCCAGGGAGGGAGCATATCAGTTAATACTGCATTCAGGACCACAAAGCCGTGAAAAATAGAAACGATATCAGCGTATCGCTTTACGTCCAATTGTAGGGACAGAAAATAACTCAGTGGGGCTTTGCCATGTGGTATCtgaggtttctttctctcccatttccttcttctctgcGCCAGCTGGCGTGGCGAATGGCACACCTGTAGCAGCGAGTCCCTGAGGACTCGGAGGCCAGAGTCAAGGGAACCAGCGCCTTCTCAATCGAGAGACACAGCCGGGCCCCTTCCAGGGGGAGGAGGTCCACCTGGGCCTCCAGTGTTGAATTATTagacaaactatttttaaaaaatatatattttattgaatttttacagagaggaagggagagggatagagagttagaaacatcgatcagctgcctcctgtacactccctactgggtatgtgcccgcaaccaaggtatatgcccttgaccggaatcgaacctgggacctttgagtccgcaggtaaacgctctatccactgaaccaaactggttagggcagacaAACTATTTTTTAgaacttcttattttaaaataaatacagacGGGTGTTGGTttaacttattaaaaatacaatgttACTTAAAATACGCACAAATATAATGTGCACAAGTAGGTATACGTGACCCAAACAAATGTGAACACTGAAATGGACAATATTAACTGACGGACGATGTTGTTTTACTGGAACCGAAGTCCTGTCGGAAATGTGTCGGGCGCTCGCTGTCTGCTGGGGCAGGCTCCCGGCCAGCTGATATCCATTCCCCTGTGCGCACAAGGACTCAATTTTCCCACCACTTCTCATTTCTAGTTACTGTAAAACCCAGCCCCCTGTAACACCACAAGACCTTTACTCGCTACAGATTCATCATgtatctactttctgtctctgcccATTTCTAATTACCCAACagtgatttccaaccttttttcattcatggcacacataaactgacTACTAACATTCCAAGGCACACCAGGAAATAGATTTTTTGCTGACCcgaccaaaaaataggtataattttgattcatccacactggatggctattgttgtattgcctgttgtcatttttttttttacttgacaatttaagagaaaagagatcagtgccctgactaaatagtcaggtgttgcGTGTTGTAAAAATTCTTTCGGCACACGGGTTGAAAACCACAGGCAAACAGCGATTTCTAACCTTAAAAACATGCAGATCTGGCCCTGTCACTTCCACACTGGTCCCAAGCAGGGCTCACAGGAGCTCCAGTAACAGGAATAACTCCAGCAATGGACAAGTTCCCTGAGTATCACCCACAGGGATGGGGCAACAAGAAGACGGGGCATGAAGAGGACTCGCTGATGAGCAGTTTGCTCCCTTGCCACTGAAAGAGAACACCTGTCTTTCCCAGCCATGTTTTATCAATTCCACTCAGCAGAGGTTTGCTGATCTGGTAACTCTGAGCTGTGAGAGgactctctttcctctttcactccctttccttctccttttttttttttttcttcccaaaggtATTTGAAGCCACCATGAAGGACATAGATGCAGAATaaaactgaaatagaaaaaaaaacacaaatatactAACTACACGGGCTGTGATTAAAGACCTCACTCGGTTGTGGGCTTCCTAGTAGCAAGGGCAAAAAGGGAAATGTGATTAAATCTTGTTTTTGTGCTCAGAAAGGAGCAGCATTCCAAATGCTTGGGGCAGAAAATGGACAAGATTTTAAGAAATTTCAGTCAGCGAGGGAGGTTCCATTTTCTCACTTTGGAGTATTCAGAGGGTTGCTTGCCCCAGCTGACTAAATACCAATGTTACTATTCACTACCGCCTAAAGTCCACAGAACGTTCCAGCATTTACAGAACACTTTCGCATACGCCATCTCATTAAAGAACCCACTGGAACTTCTCCAGAGCCTGCTAAAAGAAGGTTTATATTTAACACACCAGACCATGTTTCCAACCACATGTCATTTTTGGGGGGCTGGCAACCGCCAAGTATTAATACTTCatgttagtggttctcaaccaccAGCACACGTGGACATCACCTGCAGGGTTTATGAAGATGCAGTTTCTGATTTGGTAGGTCAGGGATAGGCCTGAGAATCGacatttctagcaagttcccgAGTGTGGAAATTTGCTCGGGCTCCCATAACAGAGTATCACACACACACTGGGTGGACGGCACAGCAGAAACTTATTTCTCAAAGTCATGGAGGTGCGGGCTGGGGTGGCCTCTCTCCTTGCCTTGCATATGTCCACCTTCTTGTTGCTCGTCACCTGGCTGTCCCatcctcttcttacaaggacaccagtcctacTGGATTAGGGTCCACCCTAAATGGACTCAATTTAATAACCTTtttaaaggccctgtctccaaattCAGTTACATTAGAAGAGCCTGGGGGATGGGACTTCAACATGTGAATGTGGAGTTGTAGGGAGCTCATCCCACCAGGGGAGGCGGGCGCTGCTGGCCCGGGACCCCACGTTGAGAATCACGGTGTCGCACTGTGAGGAAAGGACTGTGATGTGACATCCCTCACCCATTCGTAGCTTTTCCTAATTACAGAAGACGGAACCCGGGTTCGTCGTCCATGCCAAGAGCGTCCCAGATCGGCCTTCAGTTCCAGCCCCGATCCCCCGCCTCCCTTTCATCTCCCGAAAGTATAAATTAGGCCAGAGCGAGGGCTGGTTCTAGGAAACCGTGGACACGGCTGCAGGCTCCCGGCTGGGTCCTGCCTTCTCGTTTGGATGCCTATTTTTAATTTGGACATTTAAAAAGAGGCATCTATAATCAGTGTAGGTACCACATTTAGGGGCTGTTTGAAAAAGTCTTTCAAACTTTCTGGCGTTTCATCTTAAAAGGAAGAGAAGCTGGTTGCCCTTAAATTAAAACATCTTCTGTGATGTTTACATTTCTCTCACGCACGAGGACCCAACCGGAGGGAGGAGCAGCCTCCCAGAGAACAGTGGCATCCCAGAGAGAAAGGTAAATCCGGAGGCATCAGGTGAGGGGGCTTGGCGAAATCTGCCATTAACTACGTTAGCTTGGGCCCAGCCTCGGTTTCTCCACTTGAAAATCCTAATACAGACTCCCTGACCCCACAAGCCCCTCATTGCTCGACCATCAATCATCCTGTGGCGTttaggatgggggaggggcagaggagacCTTGACCGCCTGACTTGCTGTGATTCTATCATTTCTTTCAGGTACAGAAATTCCTAAACTCTCATGAAAAGGGCAACTCATGAGGAATCACTGGTGAAACCACACTTACAGCAAAAAAGAGGTACGCAGTATAACTAAGCATACTAGCTACCATTTACGTACTATGTTCCAGCCCCTGTTAATCGTCACCGTTCTAAATAAGACTAGTGTTCCCAATTTatggatgggaaaactgaggggcagggagagtaagtacagtggggccttgacttacgagtttaattcgttcaaattactctatcaactcaatgcaaaaaatcagccgagagacagctggtatctcaaaaaactcgttagtggggacacttgtaagtcaagacCCCCCTGTAATTGGCTGACGATCAGGCACTACACTGGGGCTGGGGTTCAAATCCAGACAGCCTGTGCTTTGAGACCACGCACTGTGCAGCCTCCCATGGTCTGAAGACCCACCTGGGGGTCACCAGCCCCAGGGCAGCCCTGAAATTGTGGGTCTCGACCCTGGCAGCTCACTGGGACCACAGGGGAGCTTGAAACTCCAGTGAGGCCTGGGGCCCACCTCAGATCTGGTGTACCTGCTCTGGGTGTGCTCAGCTCTGGGGATGCTACAGCTGCCCAGGCGGGGACTCCTGCCTGAGCGCCTTCAATGCCACAAGCTACAACCTAAAAAGCACAGACTGGACGCGAGCAGTGACCTGCACCTTCCTGGTCCTCAGATCTAAGGGAAACGGGCTTTCCACTCAATAGGGCCAGAGGTCaaaggtctagagcagcggttctcaacctgtggggcgcgacccctttgggggtcgaacgaccctttcacaggggtcgcctaagaccattggaaaacacatataattacataatgttttgtgattaatcactatgctataattatgttcaatttgtaacaatgaaaatacatcctgcatatcagatatttacattacgattcataacagtagcaaaattacagttatgaagtagcaacgaaaataattttatggttgggggtcaccacaacatgaggaactgtattaaagggtctcggcattaggacggttgagaaccactggcctagagggtcaCAGGTCTCAGATGTCTTTGGGTGTGTCCATAGAGAACCACTGGGAATCCTAGAATGCTTAAGCTT from Myotis daubentonii chromosome 2, mMyoDau2.1, whole genome shotgun sequence includes the following:
- the CHST11 gene encoding carbohydrate sulfotransferase 11 isoform X2 produces the protein MKPALLEVMRMNRICRMALATCLGSFILVIFYFQIMRRNPFGVDICCRKGSRSPLQELYNPTQLELSNTAVLHQMRRDQVTDTCRANSAVSRKRRVLTPNDLKHLVVDEDHELIYCYVPKVACTNWKRLMMVLTGRGKYSDPMEIPANEAHVSANLKTLNQYSIPEINHRLKSYMKFLFVREPFERLVSAYRNKFTQKYNTSFHKRYGTKIIKRQRKNATQEALRKGDDVKFEEFVAYLIDPHTQREEPFNEHWQTVYSLCHPCHIHYDLVGKYETLEEDSNYVLQLAGVGSYLKFPTYAKSTRTTDEMTTEFFQNISSEHQTQLYEVYKLDFLMFNYSVPSYLKLE
- the CHST11 gene encoding carbohydrate sulfotransferase 11 isoform X1; the protein is MKPALLEVMRMNRICRMALATCLGSFILVIFYFQSMLHPVMRRNPFGVDICCRKGSRSPLQELYNPTQLELSNTAVLHQMRRDQVTDTCRANSAVSRKRRVLTPNDLKHLVVDEDHELIYCYVPKVACTNWKRLMMVLTGRGKYSDPMEIPANEAHVSANLKTLNQYSIPEINHRLKSYMKFLFVREPFERLVSAYRNKFTQKYNTSFHKRYGTKIIKRQRKNATQEALRKGDDVKFEEFVAYLIDPHTQREEPFNEHWQTVYSLCHPCHIHYDLVGKYETLEEDSNYVLQLAGVGSYLKFPTYAKSTRTTDEMTTEFFQNISSEHQTQLYEVYKLDFLMFNYSVPSYLKLE